Proteins encoded together in one Thermococcus barophilus MP window:
- the mntA gene encoding type VII toxin-antitoxin system MntA family adenylyltransferase antitoxin, whose translation MKIEDAVRRILDLDKEGKVKFIILYGSHARGEARKDSDVDLCIYYDGTKREAFEFRMKILGELPDNYDVQIFNLLPIFLRRECLKGVVLFCRDWGFLYDIAYKTIEEFEDFKRYYYDYIGLEAIE comes from the coding sequence ATGAAGATTGAAGATGCAGTAAGAAGAATCCTCGATCTTGACAAAGAGGGAAAAGTTAAATTCATAATTCTGTACGGCTCTCATGCGAGAGGAGAAGCTCGAAAGGATAGCGATGTTGATTTATGCATTTACTATGACGGCACAAAGAGAGAGGCTTTTGAATTCAGGATGAAGATCCTTGGGGAACTTCCAGATAATTACGATGTGCAAATCTTCAACTTGTTGCCAATCTTTCTCAGAAGGGAATGCCTAAAGGGTGTTGTGCTGTTTTGCAGGGATTGGGGATTTTTGTATGACATCGCATACAAGACCATTGAAGAGTTCGAAGATTTCAAGCGGTATTACTATGACTACATTGGTTTGGAGGCGATAGAATGA
- a CDS encoding HepT-like ribonuclease domain-containing protein, producing the protein MRTLEEIQKILQTHKEELYKKFGVKRIGIFGSYSRGEQKETSDIDILVEFGRPIGFIEFIKLQEYLESLLGVKVDLTTKKALKKPIRKQNSPRGEIHMRNPYLYIGDILRSIEKIKRYTAGMSFGDFMRDEKTIDAVLRNLEVIGEAAKNVPEEIKQKYPQIPWKEIAGMRDRLIHAYFGVDLEIVWQTIISDLPSWNLNYLKLSRRRVRNESSRFSSS; encoded by the coding sequence ATGAGAACCCTTGAAGAGATACAAAAGATACTCCAGACTCATAAAGAAGAACTCTACAAAAAATTTGGAGTTAAGAGGATTGGGATCTTCGGGTCTTATTCAAGAGGGGAGCAAAAGGAAACAAGTGATATTGACATTTTAGTTGAATTTGGCAGACCTATTGGATTTATTGAGTTCATTAAGCTTCAAGAATATCTCGAGAGTCTACTTGGAGTTAAAGTTGATTTAACTACAAAAAAAGCATTGAAGAAACCAATTAGAAAGCAAAATTCTCCAAGAGGTGAAATACATATGAGAAATCCATATCTGTATATTGGAGATATCCTTAGGTCAATTGAAAAAATAAAACGTTACACCGCCGGCATGTCTTTTGGAGATTTCATGAGAGATGAAAAAACTATCGACGCAGTCTTAAGAAACTTGGAAGTTATAGGAGAAGCTGCCAAAAATGTCCCAGAAGAAATCAAGCAAAAATACCCTCAAATCCCTTGGAAGGAAATTGCTGGAATGAGAGACAGGCTTATTCATGCTTATTTTGGAGTTGATTTAGAGATCGTCTGGCAGACTATAATCTCAGATTTGCCAAGCTGGAATTTGAATTATTTAAAATTATCAAGAAGGAGGGTCAGAAATGAGAGTTCTCGCTTCAGCTCCAGCTAA
- a CDS encoding mevalonate kinase — MRVLASAPAKIILFGEHSVVYGKPAIAAAIDLRTYVWAEFNKNGRIRIEAKDIKIPGLTVSFSESEIYFETDYGKAAEVLSYVREAINLVLEEAGKQKGVTVSITSQIPVGAGLGSSAAVAVATIGAVSKLLGLELTKEEVAKLGHKTELLVQGASSGIDPTVSAIGGFLYYEKGTFEELPAIELPIVVGYTGSSGSTKELVAKVRRSFEEMPDIITPILNSMGKVVEKAKEVILADYDKEIKFQLLGQLMNINHGLLDALGVSTKSLSDLVYASREAGALGAKITGAGGGGCMYALAPGKQSEVATAIKIAGGMPMITKISREGLRIEEVEE; from the coding sequence ATGAGAGTTCTCGCTTCAGCTCCAGCTAAAATTATTCTCTTTGGTGAGCACAGCGTTGTTTATGGAAAACCTGCCATAGCAGCCGCTATTGATTTGAGAACTTATGTCTGGGCTGAGTTCAACAAGAACGGGAGAATTAGAATTGAGGCAAAGGATATTAAAATCCCCGGGTTAACCGTGTCTTTTTCGGAAAGTGAAATTTACTTTGAAACCGACTACGGAAAAGCAGCTGAGGTTTTGAGCTACGTAAGAGAAGCCATAAACCTTGTTTTAGAAGAAGCAGGAAAGCAAAAGGGAGTTACAGTATCTATAACGTCACAAATTCCTGTTGGTGCTGGTTTGGGTTCATCAGCAGCTGTGGCAGTTGCAACAATCGGTGCAGTTTCAAAGCTTTTAGGCTTGGAGCTCACAAAGGAAGAAGTTGCAAAGCTCGGACATAAAACTGAGCTTTTAGTCCAGGGAGCTTCGAGCGGAATTGATCCAACAGTTTCGGCAATTGGTGGTTTCCTTTACTATGAGAAGGGTACGTTTGAGGAGTTACCAGCAATAGAACTGCCGATCGTTGTCGGATACACTGGTTCAAGCGGCAGCACAAAGGAGTTGGTTGCAAAAGTGAGAAGGAGCTTTGAGGAGATGCCCGATATTATCACTCCAATCCTGAACTCAATGGGCAAGGTCGTTGAGAAAGCCAAGGAGGTTATTCTGGCGGATTATGATAAAGAAATTAAATTCCAGCTTCTTGGACAACTCATGAACATAAATCATGGTTTGCTTGACGCTCTTGGAGTCTCAACAAAGAGCTTAAGTGATTTGGTATATGCTTCGAGGGAGGCTGGCGCTTTAGGGGCAAAAATTACGGGCGCCGGTGGTGGGGGGTGTATGTACGCCTTAGCTCCAGGAAAGCAGAGTGAAGTGGCAACAGCAATAAAGATTGCCGGTGGAATGCCTATGATAACAAAGATCAGCAGGGAGGGTCTTAGAATAGAGGAGGTTGAGGAATGA
- a CDS encoding isopentenyl phosphate kinase — MIIIKLGGSVISDKEKEYSFHKYIVEQIAEEIAQFYPEENFILVHGGGSFGHPNAKEYKIPEGLVGNVDRKRIGFSKTHQAMLRLNDLIVQTFLEKGLPAYSVSSSSIFLIENKEIVYAELEILRKLLELKFIPILFGDTAIALDKGIGILSGDQIVSYLAKMLKPNKVIFLMDVDGIYNKNPRERDAKLIEELNAEEIRHLLESSESAGIDVTGGIGNKLREALKIAEHSEVYFINGKVRGNLGKAIKGQRVGTRLRKLEHPKIS, encoded by the coding sequence ATGATAATCATCAAACTTGGTGGAAGTGTAATAAGTGACAAAGAGAAGGAATACTCGTTTCACAAGTACATAGTAGAGCAGATAGCTGAAGAAATTGCCCAGTTTTATCCAGAAGAGAACTTCATATTGGTTCACGGTGGCGGGAGCTTTGGGCATCCAAATGCAAAGGAATACAAAATCCCAGAAGGGCTTGTTGGAAATGTTGATAGAAAGAGAATTGGTTTTTCAAAAACGCATCAGGCAATGCTCAGGCTTAATGACTTGATAGTTCAAACTTTCTTAGAGAAAGGCTTGCCCGCTTATTCTGTATCTTCCTCATCGATTTTTCTGATTGAAAATAAAGAGATAGTTTATGCTGAGCTTGAGATTTTGAGAAAGCTTCTCGAGCTTAAGTTTATCCCCATTCTGTTTGGGGACACGGCAATAGCTCTCGATAAGGGCATAGGCATTCTTTCGGGAGATCAGATAGTAAGCTATTTAGCAAAGATGCTTAAGCCGAACAAAGTCATCTTTTTGATGGACGTTGATGGAATTTACAACAAAAATCCAAGGGAAAGAGATGCAAAGCTGATTGAAGAGCTCAATGCTGAAGAAATTAGGCATTTGCTGGAAAGTTCAGAGTCAGCTGGAATTGATGTAACTGGAGGAATTGGAAACAAGCTGAGAGAGGCTTTAAAGATAGCAGAGCACAGTGAAGTTTATTTCATAAACGGGAAAGTTAGAGGAAATCTGGGCAAGGCCATCAAAGGTCAAAGAGTTGGCACAAGGCTTAGAAAACTTGAGCATCCAAAAATCTCTTAA
- the fni gene encoding type 2 isopentenyl-diphosphate Delta-isomerase: protein MGKEELTIIRKFEHIEHCLKRQVEAHVTNQFENIHFVHTSLPEIDKDEIDLSVEFLGRKFDYPIMIAGMTGGTKGSQLAGRINKTLAKAAQELNIPMGVGSQRAMIRNPETWESYYVRDVAPDIFLIGNLGAPQFAETMPDRYGIEEALKAVETIQADALAIHMNPLQESVQPEGDTQYRGILKALAELKSEFPYPIIAKETGAGVSMEVAIKLESIGIDAVDVGGLGGTSWSGVEYYRAKDERSRNLALKFWDWGIPTAISVVEVKYATDLPIIATGGIRDGIMIAKALALGANLAGVALPLLKPAVKGDVEGVIRVLQRYIDELRNAMFLVGARDVEELRKVPLVITGFAKEWLEQRIDLAEFLRVRRRKA from the coding sequence ATGGGCAAGGAGGAGCTCACGATAATTAGGAAGTTTGAACATATTGAGCACTGCCTAAAGCGGCAAGTTGAGGCTCATGTAACCAATCAATTCGAAAATATTCACTTTGTCCACACCTCTCTCCCGGAAATTGATAAAGATGAAATTGACTTGAGCGTTGAGTTTCTTGGAAGGAAATTTGACTATCCTATAATGATTGCTGGAATGACAGGTGGAACAAAGGGCTCTCAGCTCGCTGGAAGGATAAACAAAACCTTAGCTAAGGCTGCCCAAGAGCTGAACATTCCAATGGGGGTTGGAAGTCAGAGGGCGATGATTAGAAATCCAGAGACATGGGAGAGCTACTACGTTAGGGATGTTGCACCCGATATCTTTCTTATTGGAAACTTAGGTGCTCCCCAATTCGCTGAGACCATGCCAGATCGTTATGGTATTGAAGAGGCACTAAAGGCTGTCGAGACGATTCAAGCCGATGCTTTAGCTATCCACATGAATCCCCTCCAAGAGAGTGTCCAGCCTGAAGGGGATACTCAATACAGGGGGATTCTTAAAGCGTTGGCTGAACTTAAGAGTGAGTTCCCATATCCAATAATAGCCAAAGAAACAGGCGCTGGAGTTTCAATGGAGGTTGCGATAAAGCTTGAGAGCATTGGCATTGATGCGGTTGACGTTGGTGGTCTTGGAGGCACGAGCTGGAGCGGTGTTGAGTATTACAGAGCAAAGGACGAGAGGAGCAGAAATCTGGCTCTGAAATTCTGGGACTGGGGAATTCCCACAGCAATTAGTGTTGTGGAAGTTAAATATGCAACCGACTTGCCGATAATAGCAACTGGCGGAATTAGAGATGGTATAATGATTGCAAAAGCCTTAGCCCTTGGAGCAAACTTGGCTGGAGTTGCGTTGCCTCTGCTGAAACCTGCGGTTAAGGGCGATGTTGAAGGAGTCATTAGGGTTCTCCAGAGGTACATTGACGAGCTTAGAAATGCCATGTTTCTTGTTGGAGCGAGAGATGTGGAAGAGCTTAGAAAAGTTCCGCTGGTGATTACAGGCTTTGCAAAAGAGTGGCTGGAGCAGAGAATCGATTTGGCTGAGTTTCTCAGAGTAAGGCGGAGAAAAGCTTAG
- a CDS encoding RNase J family beta-CASP ribonuclease: MINIYTLGGYEEVGKNMTAVEYNGEVVIIDMGIRLDRVLIHEDVEFQKMPSKELRKIGAIPDDTPIRNKKVVAIAFSHGHLDHIGAIAKLAPHYPDVPIYGTSYTIKLAKSEVKSEQYFEVKNPMYETQYGEIVQVSENLAIEFVQITHSIPHSSIVVVHTPEGAVVYACDYKFDNNSPLGEKPDYKRLKEIGKEGVKVLIAESTRVAEQTKTPSEAVAKMLLEDFFYYDGMDEKGLIATTFASHIARLQELIEIANNIGRQAILVGRSLAKYTGIAKQLGLIKMKGSRVLRSPNAVQKVLREVSQARENYLLIVTGHQGEPGAVLTRMANGELYNIGKDDTVVFSAGVIPNPLNIAQRYALETKLKMKGVRMVKNLHVSGHASREDHRYLIKMLNPENIVPAHGEFRMLTHYAELAEEEGYLIGRDVFVSRNGYKVEISR; this comes from the coding sequence ATGATAAATATTTACACTTTAGGCGGTTATGAGGAAGTAGGTAAGAACATGACGGCTGTTGAATACAACGGGGAAGTTGTGATAATAGACATGGGCATTCGCTTGGATAGGGTTCTCATTCATGAAGATGTTGAATTTCAGAAAATGCCTTCAAAGGAGCTGAGAAAAATAGGTGCAATTCCTGATGACACTCCAATTAGAAATAAGAAAGTCGTTGCAATTGCCTTTTCTCACGGTCATCTCGACCATATCGGTGCGATAGCAAAGTTGGCCCCTCACTATCCAGACGTTCCAATTTACGGAACTTCATACACCATAAAGCTTGCAAAGAGCGAAGTTAAAAGTGAGCAGTATTTTGAAGTTAAAAACCCAATGTATGAAACTCAGTATGGTGAAATTGTCCAAGTTAGTGAAAATTTGGCAATTGAATTTGTTCAAATCACTCATTCAATCCCTCATTCTTCAATAGTTGTTGTCCACACTCCAGAAGGTGCTGTGGTTTATGCATGCGATTACAAATTTGACAACAACAGTCCTCTTGGGGAAAAACCTGACTATAAGAGACTTAAAGAAATTGGCAAAGAGGGAGTTAAGGTTTTAATAGCAGAATCAACGCGTGTTGCTGAGCAGACAAAGACTCCAAGTGAAGCGGTTGCAAAAATGCTCCTTGAAGACTTTTTCTACTACGACGGAATGGATGAAAAAGGGTTGATAGCGACAACTTTTGCTTCTCATATAGCCCGCCTTCAGGAGCTTATAGAGATAGCCAACAACATAGGACGGCAAGCTATTTTGGTTGGCCGTTCTTTGGCAAAGTACACCGGCATAGCTAAACAATTGGGGTTAATAAAAATGAAAGGATCGAGAGTTCTCAGGAGTCCAAATGCAGTTCAAAAAGTTCTCAGAGAAGTCTCTCAGGCGAGGGAAAATTATCTCTTAATTGTAACTGGACATCAAGGAGAACCAGGGGCGGTTTTAACAAGAATGGCAAATGGGGAGCTTTACAATATAGGAAAGGATGATACCGTTGTTTTCTCCGCGGGGGTTATTCCAAACCCTCTAAACATAGCTCAGAGGTATGCGCTGGAAACCAAATTGAAGATGAAAGGTGTTAGAATGGTAAAGAATCTTCACGTTTCTGGTCATGCCTCAAGAGAGGATCACCGTTATCTGATTAAGATGCTCAACCCTGAAAACATCGTTCCGGCTCATGGAGAGTTTAGAATGCTCACTCATTACGCTGAACTTGCAGAAGAGGAAGGATACCTAATTGGTAGAGATGTGTTTGTCTCAAGAAATGGATATAAAGTTGAAATTTCGAGGTGA
- a CDS encoding polyprenyl synthetase family protein — MSKFDALFRSIKEKAKVVDDVIFELLPEKEPEELYEATRHYPLAGGKRVRPFVVLTAAEAVGGDWRKALYPAAAIEILHTYTLIHDDIMDMDETRRGRATVHKVWGINMAILAGDLMYSVVFDAATKAPVSAEKIVEIVRAIARAGIEICEGQALDLEFETRDTVTIEEYLKMIDGKTAALFDASAKIGGIIGTDNQEYIQALSKYGRNVGMAFQIWDDVLDLIADEKKLGKPVGSDIRKGKKTLIVAHFFQHASEEDKAEFLKVFGKYAGDVKGKGIIEEDIREEVAKVIELLKKYGSIDYASRFAKNLVKEAKEALKVLPESEARKNLELLADFIVEREY; from the coding sequence ATGAGCAAGTTTGACGCACTCTTCAGGTCAATAAAAGAAAAAGCAAAAGTCGTTGATGATGTCATCTTTGAGCTTTTACCTGAAAAAGAGCCAGAAGAATTATATGAGGCAACCAGACACTACCCATTAGCTGGAGGGAAAAGAGTTAGACCTTTCGTCGTTCTAACTGCCGCAGAAGCTGTTGGGGGAGACTGGAGAAAAGCCCTCTATCCAGCGGCGGCAATAGAAATTCTCCACACTTATACGTTAATCCATGATGACATCATGGATATGGATGAGACAAGGAGAGGAAGAGCAACAGTTCACAAAGTATGGGGTATTAACATGGCGATTCTTGCTGGAGATTTAATGTACTCTGTTGTCTTTGATGCGGCAACAAAAGCTCCAGTCAGTGCAGAAAAGATTGTTGAAATTGTCAGGGCGATAGCAAGAGCGGGCATTGAGATATGTGAGGGGCAGGCTCTTGACCTTGAATTCGAGACAAGAGATACAGTCACAATTGAGGAGTATCTGAAGATGATTGATGGTAAAACTGCAGCCCTCTTTGATGCATCGGCAAAGATAGGCGGCATAATTGGAACAGACAACCAAGAGTACATACAGGCTCTGTCAAAGTATGGAAGAAACGTTGGGATGGCATTTCAGATTTGGGATGATGTCCTTGACTTAATTGCCGATGAGAAAAAGCTCGGAAAGCCCGTTGGGAGTGACATAAGGAAAGGCAAGAAGACGCTTATAGTTGCTCACTTCTTCCAGCATGCGAGCGAGGAAGATAAAGCCGAATTCTTGAAGGTGTTCGGCAAATACGCTGGAGATGTTAAGGGAAAGGGAATAATTGAGGAAGACATCAGAGAGGAGGTTGCAAAAGTAATTGAGTTGCTCAAGAAGTACGGAAGCATTGATTATGCCTCAAGATTTGCCAAAAACTTAGTGAAGGAAGCCAAAGAAGCCTTGAAAGTTCTTCCAGAAAGTGAAGCAAGGAAGAATCTTGAGTTATTAGCTGATTTCATAGTGGAGAGGGAGTATTAG
- a CDS encoding DUF3267 domain-containing protein — translation MDAPYSLRLNDYEGEIISLAFILFVLSGLVLSPLDFSINFASFWSVLHYLLLPLIFVVLTHEGLHALTARLFGAKVEFGISVFGKINLAPYTAVRTPLRKKKWMYIIIAPVLLSIIAYVLAFTLQSPWWGIVFVFNTSGLAGDLLILMILGKMPDDALIADEGVVMKSTHGFPGISRRVSMIIKIIALALLLYIILNFKVEVVVEK, via the coding sequence GTGGATGCTCCCTACTCCCTTCGCTTGAATGATTACGAGGGGGAAATAATTTCGCTGGCTTTCATTTTATTTGTTTTATCTGGTTTAGTTTTGAGTCCGCTGGATTTCAGCATTAACTTTGCATCTTTTTGGAGTGTTTTACACTATTTGCTCCTTCCGTTAATATTTGTTGTTCTGACTCATGAAGGACTTCATGCCCTGACTGCAAGGCTCTTTGGAGCTAAGGTCGAGTTTGGAATTTCAGTTTTTGGAAAAATAAATTTGGCTCCATATACTGCCGTGAGGACTCCTCTAAGAAAGAAGAAATGGATGTACATTATAATTGCTCCTGTTTTGCTGTCTATCATAGCTTATGTTCTCGCCTTCACCTTGCAAAGCCCATGGTGGGGAATTGTTTTTGTTTTTAACACTTCTGGTTTAGCTGGTGATTTGTTAATCTTGATGATTCTCGGCAAAATGCCTGATGACGCTTTGATTGCGGATGAAGGAGTCGTGATGAAGTCCACACATGGATTCCCAGGAATTTCGAGGAGAGTTTCCATGATTATCAAGATCATTGCTTTAGCTTTGCTGCTCTATATCATTTTGAACTTTAAGGTTGAGGTTGTTGTGGAGAAGTGA
- a CDS encoding ATP-binding protein, whose amino-acid sequence MILKFINREGELKALEELYIQNRAHLILIYGRRRIGKTELIKQFIKDKPSFYFLARKQPIELELNRLIQNFNRKFNVFIEAHSLEEFFEKVKDFGRLVFVIDEFPYWVEEDKSIPSVFQYIWDEILKDSQIMLILLGSSISTMESLMSYKNPLYGRRTAQLKLSPIGFFHLKEVFPRYSWDELVKVYGCIDGIPAYFQHFDNSLSVEENIERNFYNKVSILYEDAERLLKDELREPIDYLNILKAINEGKTKLTEIANETKIAITNLPKYLKTLETLDLVYKEFPITQRERRKFGVYRVKDFYYRFWLRFVYPYKDDIEIGAISFEDFREDFNKYLGEVFEIVARQFLIKLNIESKLPFKFTKIGRWWDKEKEIDLVIINSITHEAGFFEVKWKELSYKDAIKILKELKEKRKSIKINTKAEHYGLIAKHADRKEELREKGYLVFDLSDFTSPQQPQP is encoded by the coding sequence ATGATACTAAAATTCATCAATAGAGAAGGAGAACTCAAAGCCCTCGAGGAGCTTTACATTCAAAATAGAGCGCACCTTATCCTAATCTATGGACGTAGAAGAATTGGAAAAACTGAGCTAATAAAGCAGTTCATAAAAGACAAGCCGAGCTTTTATTTCTTAGCGAGAAAACAGCCAATAGAACTTGAGCTTAATCGTCTAATCCAGAATTTTAACAGAAAGTTCAACGTCTTCATTGAAGCCCACAGCTTGGAGGAGTTCTTTGAAAAAGTTAAAGATTTTGGAAGGCTTGTCTTTGTCATTGATGAGTTTCCATACTGGGTGGAGGAGGACAAATCAATTCCTTCAGTTTTTCAGTACATATGGGATGAAATTTTAAAAGACTCACAGATTATGCTCATTCTTCTCGGATCTTCAATTTCCACAATGGAAAGCTTGATGAGCTACAAAAACCCCCTTTACGGAAGGAGAACCGCTCAGCTAAAGCTCTCACCTATTGGGTTCTTCCACTTAAAAGAAGTTTTTCCCCGCTACTCATGGGATGAGCTCGTGAAAGTTTACGGATGCATCGATGGAATTCCCGCATATTTCCAGCACTTTGACAACTCGCTGAGCGTTGAAGAAAACATCGAACGCAATTTTTACAACAAGGTGAGCATCCTTTATGAGGATGCCGAGAGACTTCTAAAAGATGAACTTAGAGAACCAATAGACTATCTAAATATTCTAAAAGCCATCAATGAAGGAAAAACAAAGCTCACGGAGATAGCCAACGAAACCAAGATTGCAATAACAAACCTACCAAAATACCTGAAAACACTTGAAACACTCGACTTAGTCTACAAAGAGTTTCCGATAACACAAAGAGAGCGCAGAAAGTTTGGAGTTTACCGAGTAAAAGACTTTTACTATCGTTTTTGGCTTCGCTTTGTTTATCCCTACAAAGATGACATAGAGATTGGAGCAATAAGCTTTGAAGATTTTAGAGAGGATTTCAATAAATATCTTGGAGAAGTTTTTGAAATAGTTGCAAGGCAATTTCTGATTAAACTGAATATTGAAAGCAAACTTCCCTTCAAGTTCACAAAAATTGGCAGATGGTGGGACAAAGAAAAAGAGATTGACTTGGTGATTATTAATAGCATCACGCACGAAGCGGGTTTCTTTGAGGTCAAATGGAAGGAACTTTCGTACAAAGATGCAATAAAAATCTTAAAGGAACTAAAAGAAAAGCGCAAAAGCATTAAAATAAACACAAAAGCAGAGCATTACGGATTGATTGCAAAACATGCCGATAGGAAAGAAGAACTTAGGGAGAAAGGCTATTTGGTGTTTGACCTTAGTGACTTCACTTCTCCACAACAACCTCAACCTTAA